The following are encoded in a window of Nakamurella sp. A5-74 genomic DNA:
- a CDS encoding CHAP domain-containing protein gives MATTFQAVAEVAVSQIGRQEADDGTTKYGYWFGIPAGDWCAMFLSWCGDQAAQKTPGASNPYVDKDNPKGFASTETWRSWFMGRGAWTGSRDGIRAGDLVFFLSPNADPGRTVTHVGLVLQVGAGYYLTIEGNTWDRSSPTSDSKYVVRKHREPTTDGSFVGYGRIQYDGDPAGVGGYAGSDTPVENPLLPTYTSTAAKPLIPRRNTPALSLKGALTAVRISGTHLPTDVSERVTKVTLTLSSTERCSLKMQIQDTPDAVITRAGIFDLTPEHRDYGTAVALDYADQAMQVTTVNRGPGAGGPLITVTAISAAIRELTSWKHTGAVSFGAVRPNAWVEQMARSVGARAVVQHIGGETEQVVWIRNPGQTTWEAMQLLAKAQGAVIFEHENTIYYGQPTWLAAQAEMQWELSWLSWSGYSPGLAGMPSYEVSLDDSNADTLDFELISDDRGLIRPGHIVLFTTVLPGAAGIWAVDTVQVNPLASDKVKVTCGRIVDPAPELPTGQIGAYLTNGTGSAKPDAGAEGP, from the coding sequence ATGGCCACCACATTCCAGGCGGTAGCTGAGGTTGCGGTCTCGCAGATCGGCAGGCAGGAAGCCGACGACGGCACCACGAAGTACGGCTACTGGTTCGGTATCCCGGCGGGTGACTGGTGTGCGATGTTCCTGTCGTGGTGCGGTGATCAGGCTGCGCAGAAGACACCGGGCGCGTCGAACCCGTACGTCGACAAGGACAACCCCAAAGGCTTCGCTTCCACCGAGACCTGGCGGTCGTGGTTCATGGGTCGGGGCGCTTGGACAGGGTCGCGGGATGGGATCCGAGCCGGCGACCTGGTGTTCTTCCTGTCTCCCAACGCTGATCCTGGCCGGACCGTCACCCACGTCGGTCTGGTGCTGCAGGTCGGGGCCGGCTACTACCTGACGATCGAGGGCAACACTTGGGATCGCTCTAGCCCAACGTCCGATTCGAAGTACGTGGTGCGCAAACATCGGGAACCCACCACAGACGGGTCGTTCGTCGGGTACGGCCGCATCCAGTACGACGGAGATCCAGCTGGCGTAGGCGGGTACGCGGGTTCTGACACCCCGGTGGAGAACCCCCTGCTACCCACCTACACGTCGACCGCTGCGAAACCCTTGATCCCGCGACGGAACACCCCGGCGTTGAGCTTGAAGGGCGCCCTGACCGCGGTGCGAATCTCGGGCACCCACCTGCCGACGGACGTGTCGGAGCGGGTCACGAAAGTAACATTGACGTTGTCGTCGACGGAGCGGTGCTCGCTGAAGATGCAGATCCAGGACACCCCAGATGCGGTGATCACCCGGGCGGGGATCTTCGACCTCACCCCGGAACACCGGGATTACGGCACCGCGGTGGCGTTGGACTATGCGGACCAGGCGATGCAGGTGACGACCGTGAACCGTGGGCCCGGCGCCGGCGGACCGTTGATCACCGTCACTGCGATCTCCGCTGCGATCAGGGAACTCACCAGTTGGAAGCACACTGGCGCGGTGAGCTTCGGGGCCGTGAGACCGAACGCCTGGGTCGAGCAGATGGCCAGGAGTGTGGGCGCGCGAGCGGTTGTGCAGCACATCGGCGGGGAAACCGAGCAGGTCGTGTGGATCCGCAACCCGGGCCAGACCACGTGGGAAGCCATGCAGCTGTTGGCGAAAGCCCAGGGCGCGGTGATCTTCGAGCACGAGAACACCATCTACTACGGGCAGCCCACCTGGCTGGCAGCGCAGGCAGAGATGCAGTGGGAACTGTCGTGGCTGTCGTGGTCGGGGTACTCCCCCGGTTTGGCAGGGATGCCGTCGTATGAGGTGAGCCTCGACGACTCCAACGCTGACACCCTCGACTTCGAGCTGATCTCCGATGACCGCGGTCTCATCCGGCCGGGTCACATCGTCCTGTTCACGACGGTTCTGCCTGGCGCGGCCGGGATCTGGGCCGTCGACACCGTGCAGGTCAACCCGCTCGCGTCGGACAAGGTGAAGGTGACGTGCGGCCGCATCGTGGATCCGGCACCGGAGCTGCCCACAGGCCAGATCGGCGCCTACCTCACGAACGGCACGGGCAGCGCCAAGCCGGATGCAGGAGCTGAAGGACCATGA
- a CDS encoding DUF6782 family putative metallopeptidase → MTILEGWAPPIGHTQTNGRWTRFLTGKYDELEQWACRHQVTTRFEELEDGRFGDYDPEIREIRLDPRLTARQLVSTLAHECAHAALGAFGEAWQHQEQRADEEATVMLVDPLAFAAAMDRHRDAMEESPWGGPKRDYLIAADLDVMVWVARSAQQLWSSSVGDRLDRLTRWTVLDSEHRRWVEACGLAEDREQADALLEATYRRAVAVQSWSELDD, encoded by the coding sequence ATGACGATCCTCGAGGGCTGGGCTCCACCGATCGGTCACACCCAGACGAACGGTCGCTGGACACGGTTCCTCACCGGCAAGTACGACGAGCTCGAGCAGTGGGCCTGCCGGCACCAGGTCACGACCAGGTTCGAGGAACTCGAGGACGGCCGCTTCGGCGACTACGACCCGGAGATCAGAGAGATCCGTCTTGATCCGCGACTCACCGCCCGGCAGTTGGTCAGCACCCTTGCCCACGAGTGTGCCCATGCGGCCCTGGGTGCGTTCGGTGAAGCCTGGCAGCACCAGGAGCAGCGAGCGGATGAGGAGGCCACGGTCATGCTGGTCGATCCGCTGGCGTTCGCGGCGGCGATGGACAGGCACCGCGACGCTATGGAGGAGTCGCCGTGGGGTGGTCCGAAGCGTGACTACCTGATCGCTGCAGACCTGGACGTGATGGTGTGGGTTGCCAGGTCGGCGCAACAGCTGTGGTCGTCGTCGGTGGGGGACAGGCTGGACAGGCTCACCAGGTGGACAGTGCTGGACTCAGAGCACCGCCGGTGGGTCGAAGCGTGCGGCTTGGCTGAGGACCGGGAGCAGGCCGATGCGTTGCTCGAAGCGACGTACCGCAGGGCTGTTGCGGTGCAGTCGTGGTCCGAGTTGGACGACTGA
- a CDS encoding ImmA/IrrE family metallo-endopeptidase, with the protein MTLTVVPTQSVPPAVDAWTAPADHKPSYGPWTPFLRQKWTELSAWCDRNDVTVTLGVWANGWFGAYNDLTPEIRLHETLSPRQLVSTFAHECIHAARRAYGFGWQHQEDQADEGAVALLVDPVRFAQAEERHQDLTDVDSYGVSIRDRLVGRDLEVSVLLLPAARRMWASTVFECLDHLSASTNSELDHSRWLHERGVER; encoded by the coding sequence ATGACCCTCACTGTCGTCCCCACCCAGTCCGTTCCGCCGGCGGTCGACGCCTGGACTGCACCCGCCGACCACAAACCCAGCTACGGCCCGTGGACTCCCTTTCTCCGCCAGAAGTGGACGGAGCTCAGCGCGTGGTGCGATCGCAACGACGTCACGGTCACCTTGGGGGTCTGGGCCAACGGATGGTTCGGCGCCTACAACGACTTGACACCAGAGATCCGGCTCCACGAGACGCTCTCGCCACGGCAGCTGGTATCGACCTTCGCTCACGAGTGCATTCACGCAGCCCGCAGGGCCTACGGCTTCGGCTGGCAGCATCAGGAGGACCAGGCCGACGAAGGCGCAGTTGCTCTCCTGGTCGATCCGGTGAGGTTCGCTCAGGCTGAGGAACGGCATCAAGACTTGACCGATGTCGATTCGTACGGTGTTTCGATTCGTGACCGGCTGGTCGGGCGAGACCTCGAGGTGTCGGTGCTTCTGCTCCCCGCGGCCCGCAGGATGTGGGCGAGCACGGTATTCGAATGTCTCGACCACCTGTCGGCGTCGACCAACTCCGAGCTGGACCACAGCCGTTGGCTGCACGAGCGAGGGGTTGAGCGATGA
- a CDS encoding DUF3631 domain-containing protein: MSEYDEAFTEQRPADLPGAVLLQQVRDWLARFIVTVSDADHDLLALWAVHTWVAEETYTTPRLQLDSPMPGSGKTTTLEHLRRLCKHPVQMAAISSSALLARLLENGVRTLLIDEADRTLSKDNPLTGDVLAILNSGYKRGASRPVLVPVKGGWEAQEMPTYAPVAIAGNNPDLPDDTRSRIVRVLLLPDLDGNAEDSDWELIEDQAIELAIAVEEWADSIRADLATCRPALPAGIVGRFREKWSPLRRVAELAGGRWPASVDRMAVHDRDQWDQDKEDGMIREKPAVLLLKHLADVWSNGETFVPTVDLLVRLEHAHPAAWGADGPFGKPITAQRMGRMLVSSYKVNSSRESKDGPRGYMFGSLAPVWSRMQIRPPEVTGPSGATGATGTELAPVPPVAPLPPVPGVPPTQPVLEPVLEPAPTYIDAITCPLCHQPSGMALIGSVRGPACRRCLPGVRAGTTCQDCGHPREVVRDGRCNPCHGKAMRGDAA, encoded by the coding sequence ATGTCTGAGTACGACGAGGCATTCACCGAACAACGCCCCGCCGATCTCCCCGGTGCTGTTCTGCTGCAGCAAGTTCGTGACTGGCTCGCCCGGTTCATCGTCACGGTGTCTGACGCGGACCACGATCTGCTCGCGCTGTGGGCTGTGCACACCTGGGTTGCTGAGGAGACATACACGACGCCGCGGCTGCAGCTCGACTCACCGATGCCCGGCTCCGGGAAGACGACGACGCTGGAGCACCTGCGCCGGCTATGCAAGCACCCGGTGCAGATGGCTGCGATCTCGTCGTCCGCTCTGCTCGCACGGCTGCTCGAGAACGGTGTCCGCACTCTGCTGATCGACGAGGCCGACCGCACCCTGTCGAAGGACAACCCCCTGACCGGGGATGTCCTGGCGATCCTCAACTCCGGCTACAAGCGCGGTGCGTCGCGGCCGGTGCTGGTGCCCGTAAAGGGCGGCTGGGAGGCCCAGGAGATGCCGACCTACGCGCCGGTGGCGATCGCGGGGAACAACCCCGACCTGCCCGACGACACCCGTTCGCGGATCGTTCGAGTGCTGCTGCTGCCCGACCTCGACGGCAATGCCGAGGACTCCGACTGGGAGTTGATCGAGGACCAGGCGATCGAGCTTGCGATCGCGGTAGAGGAGTGGGCCGACAGTATCCGCGCCGATCTGGCGACGTGCCGGCCTGCCCTCCCAGCGGGGATCGTCGGCCGGTTCCGGGAGAAGTGGTCACCGCTGCGCCGGGTGGCCGAACTGGCCGGTGGTCGGTGGCCGGCTTCCGTCGATCGGATGGCTGTTCACGACCGTGACCAGTGGGACCAGGACAAGGAGGACGGGATGATCCGGGAAAAGCCCGCTGTGCTACTGCTGAAGCACCTTGCTGACGTGTGGTCGAACGGTGAGACGTTCGTGCCCACAGTCGATCTCCTGGTCCGCCTCGAGCACGCCCACCCTGCAGCGTGGGGTGCCGACGGTCCGTTCGGTAAGCCGATCACCGCTCAGCGGATGGGTCGGATGCTGGTGTCCTCCTACAAGGTCAACTCCTCCCGTGAGTCTAAGGACGGGCCACGCGGGTACATGTTCGGATCGCTGGCGCCGGTCTGGAGCCGGATGCAGATCCGCCCCCCAGAAGTAACCGGCCCATCTGGCGCAACTGGCGCAACCGGCACCGAGCTCGCGCCGGTTCCGCCGGTTGCGCCGCTTCCGCCGGTTCCAGGGGTACCCCCCACCCAACCGGTACTCGAACCGGTACTCGAACCGGCACCGACATACATCGACGCAATCACCTGCCCGCTCTGCCACCAGCCGTCAGGGATGGCGCTGATCGGATCCGTGCGCGGCCCTGCCTGCCGAAGGTGCCTGCCAGGGGTCCGCGCCGGCACCACCTGCCAGGACTGCGGCCACCCGCGGGAAGTAGTGAGGGACGGTCGCTGCAATCCCTGTCACGGCAAAGCGATGCGGGGAGATGCAGCATGA